From a single Serratia surfactantfaciens genomic region:
- a CDS encoding Bax inhibitor-1 family protein — MDRYPRSNGSIVERANSGIQAYMAQVYGWMTCGLLLTAFVSWYAANTPAILNFIFSSQITFFGLIIAQLALVFVISGMVNRLSGTVATSLFMLYSALTGLTLSSIFIAYTYSSIASTFVVTAGMFGAMSLYGYTTKRDLSGFGSMLFMALIGIVLASLVNIWLKSTALMWAITYIGVVVFVGLTAYDTQKLKAVGEQLNADDKDGFRKYAIVGALTLYLDFINLFLMLLRIFGNRR; from the coding sequence ATGGACCGATATCCACGCTCTAATGGTTCAATCGTCGAACGTGCCAACAGCGGCATTCAGGCCTACATGGCGCAGGTTTACGGCTGGATGACCTGCGGTCTGCTGCTGACGGCGTTCGTTTCCTGGTATGCGGCCAACACGCCCGCGATCCTCAACTTCATCTTCTCCAGCCAGATCACCTTCTTCGGTCTGATCATTGCTCAATTAGCGCTGGTGTTTGTGATTTCCGGCATGGTCAATCGCCTGAGCGGCACGGTGGCTACTTCTCTGTTCATGCTGTACTCGGCGCTGACCGGGCTGACGCTGTCGAGCATCTTCATCGCTTACACCTACAGCTCGATCGCCAGCACCTTCGTGGTTACCGCCGGCATGTTCGGCGCCATGAGCCTGTACGGCTACACCACCAAACGCGATCTGAGCGGCTTCGGCAGCATGCTGTTCATGGCGCTGATCGGCATCGTTCTGGCCTCGCTGGTGAACATCTGGCTGAAGAGCACCGCGCTGATGTGGGCGATTACCTACATCGGGGTGGTGGTGTTTGTCGGCCTGACCGCCTACGACACGCAAAAACTCAAGGCGGTGGGCGAGCAGCTGAATGCCGATGATAAAGACGGCTTCCGCAAGTACGCCATCGTTGGCGCGTTGACGCTGTATCTCGACTTCATCAACCTGTTCCTGATGTTGCTGCGTATCTTCGGCAACCGTCGCTAA
- the moaA gene encoding GTP 3',8-cyclase MoaA codes for MVPQLIDAYERKFYYLRLSITDVCNFRCTYCLPDGYKPSGSPKSFLSLDEIRRVSRAFAELGTEKVRLTGGEPSLRRDFTEIIAAVRENPAIRTLAVTTNGYRLARDVAAWRDAGLTAINVSVDSLDPRQFHAITGQDKFRQVMDGIDAAFSAGFSKVKVNAVLMRDVNHQQLGAFLAWIKDRPIQLRFIELMETGEGGELFRKHHVSGEVIRQQLEQQGWQRQARGRSDGPAQVFSHPDYQGEVGLIMPYEKDFCASCNRLRVSSIGNLHLCLFGEQGVPLRDLLADDGQLDALKARIQSGLLSKKQTHFLHQGNSGITQNLSFIGG; via the coding sequence ATGGTACCGCAACTCATTGATGCTTATGAGCGCAAGTTCTATTACCTGCGCTTATCGATCACCGACGTGTGCAATTTTCGTTGCACCTATTGTCTGCCCGATGGCTACAAGCCGAGCGGCAGCCCGAAAAGCTTCCTGTCGCTGGATGAAATCCGCCGCGTCAGCCGCGCGTTCGCCGAGCTGGGCACCGAAAAGGTGCGCCTGACCGGCGGCGAGCCTTCGCTGCGCCGCGATTTTACCGAGATCATCGCCGCCGTGCGGGAGAACCCGGCCATTCGCACGCTGGCGGTCACCACCAACGGCTACCGGCTGGCGCGCGACGTCGCTGCCTGGCGTGACGCCGGTTTGACGGCGATCAACGTCAGCGTCGACAGCCTGGATCCGCGCCAGTTTCACGCCATCACCGGCCAGGATAAGTTCCGCCAGGTGATGGACGGCATCGACGCCGCCTTTAGCGCCGGTTTCAGCAAGGTCAAGGTCAACGCGGTGCTGATGCGCGACGTTAACCACCAGCAGCTCGGCGCTTTTCTCGCCTGGATCAAGGATCGGCCGATCCAGCTGCGCTTTATCGAACTGATGGAGACCGGCGAGGGCGGCGAGCTGTTTCGCAAACACCACGTCTCCGGCGAAGTGATTCGCCAGCAGCTGGAGCAGCAGGGCTGGCAGCGCCAGGCGCGCGGCCGCAGCGATGGCCCGGCGCAGGTGTTCAGCCACCCGGACTATCAGGGCGAGGTGGGGCTTATCATGCCGTACGAAAAAGACTTCTGCGCCAGCTGCAACCGGCTGCGCGTTTCCTCCATCGGCAATCTGCACCTGTGCCTGTTCGGCGAGCAGGGCGTGCCCCTGCGCGATCTGCTGGCGGACGACGGCCAGCTCGACGCGCTGAAGGCGCGCATCCAGAGCGGGCTGCTGAGCAAGAAGCAGACCCATTTCCTGCATCAGGGCAACAGCGGGATTACCCAGAACCTGTCGTTTATCGGCGGCTGA
- a CDS encoding VF530 family DNA-binding protein: MNQHQSKDPLHGITLEQLLNKLVDHYGWSELGERIRINCFRSDPSIKSSLKFLRRTPWARKEVEDLYIDMVSHPAPASDNPWLRGRDG; encoded by the coding sequence ATGAACCAACACCAGTCTAAAGACCCGCTGCACGGCATAACGCTGGAGCAACTGCTGAATAAACTGGTGGATCACTACGGTTGGTCCGAGCTGGGCGAGCGTATTCGCATCAACTGTTTCCGCAGCGATCCGAGCATCAAGTCCAGCCTGAAGTTTTTGCGCCGTACGCCCTGGGCGCGCAAAGAGGTGGAAGATTTGTATATCGATATGGTCAGCCATCCCGCCCCGGCCAGCGATAACCCCTGGCTGCGCGGGCGCGACGGCTAA
- the uvrB gene encoding excinuclease ABC subunit UvrB: MSKLFKLHSEFKPAGDQPEAIRKLEEGLEDGLAHQTLLGVTGSGKTFTIANVIADLNRPTMVLAPNKTLAAQLYGEMKEFFPENAVEYFVSYYDYYQPEAYVPSSDTFIEKDASVNEHIEQMRLSATKALLERRDVVVVASVSAIYGLGDPDLYLKMMLHLTQGMIIDQRSILRRLAELQYSRNDQAFQRATFRVRGEVIDIYPAESDELALRVELFDEEVERLSLFDPLTGQIEQVVPRFTIYPKSHYVTPRERIIQAMEEIKVDLAERRKVLLANNKLLEEQRLTQRTQFDLEMMNELGYCSGIENYSRYLSGRAEGEPPPTLFDYLPADGLLVVDESHVTIPQIGAMFKGDRARKETLVEYGFRLPSALDNRPLRFEEFEALAPQTIYVSATPGKYELEKSGGDLIDQVVRPTGLLDPIVEVRPVATQVDDLLSEIRKRAAINERVLVTTLTKRMAEDLTEYLEEHGERVRYLHSDIDTVERVEIIRDLRLGEFDVLVGINLLREGLDMPEVSLVAILDADKEGFLRSERSLIQTIGRAARNLNGKAILYGDRITDSMAKAIGETERRRAKQQAYNEANGIVPQGLNKKIGDILQIGQPVNRAKGKGKGKAVESGTQLQNLTPKALDQKIRDLEAQMYTHAQNLEFEQAAALRDEIHQLREQFIAIS; this comes from the coding sequence ATGAGTAAACTGTTCAAACTGCATTCTGAATTCAAACCGGCCGGCGATCAGCCGGAAGCCATCCGCAAGCTGGAAGAGGGGCTGGAAGACGGCCTGGCGCACCAGACGCTGCTGGGGGTCACCGGTTCGGGCAAGACCTTCACCATCGCCAACGTGATAGCCGATTTAAATCGGCCGACCATGGTGCTGGCGCCGAACAAGACGTTGGCGGCGCAGCTGTACGGCGAGATGAAAGAGTTTTTCCCGGAGAATGCGGTGGAGTACTTCGTCTCCTACTACGACTACTACCAGCCGGAAGCCTACGTGCCGAGCTCCGACACCTTCATTGAAAAAGACGCGTCGGTGAACGAGCACATCGAGCAGATGCGTCTTTCCGCCACCAAGGCGCTGCTCGAACGGCGCGACGTGGTGGTGGTGGCGTCGGTGTCGGCGATCTACGGCCTGGGGGATCCGGATCTTTACCTGAAGATGATGCTGCATCTGACCCAGGGCATGATCATCGATCAACGCTCCATTTTGCGCCGGCTGGCGGAGCTGCAGTATTCCCGCAACGATCAGGCCTTCCAGCGCGCCACCTTCCGCGTGCGCGGCGAGGTGATCGACATTTACCCGGCGGAATCGGACGAGCTGGCGCTGCGCGTCGAGCTGTTCGACGAAGAAGTGGAACGGCTGTCGCTGTTCGATCCGCTGACCGGGCAGATCGAGCAGGTGGTGCCGCGTTTTACCATTTACCCTAAGTCGCACTACGTCACGCCGCGCGAGCGGATCATACAGGCGATGGAAGAGATCAAGGTCGATCTGGCGGAGCGCCGCAAGGTGTTGCTGGCCAACAACAAGCTGCTGGAAGAGCAGCGCCTGACGCAGCGCACCCAGTTCGATCTGGAGATGATGAACGAACTGGGTTACTGCTCGGGCATCGAAAACTATTCGCGCTACCTGTCCGGCCGCGCCGAGGGTGAACCGCCGCCGACGCTGTTCGATTACCTGCCGGCGGACGGCCTGCTGGTGGTCGACGAATCCCACGTCACCATTCCGCAGATCGGCGCGATGTTCAAGGGCGACCGCGCGCGTAAGGAAACGCTGGTGGAATACGGTTTCCGCCTGCCGTCGGCGCTGGATAACCGCCCGCTGCGCTTCGAGGAGTTCGAGGCGCTGGCACCGCAGACCATCTATGTCTCCGCGACGCCGGGCAAATATGAGCTGGAGAAATCCGGCGGCGATCTGATCGATCAGGTGGTGCGTCCGACCGGGTTGCTGGATCCGATCGTCGAGGTGCGGCCGGTCGCCACCCAGGTGGACGATCTGCTCTCCGAGATCCGCAAGCGCGCGGCGATCAACGAGCGCGTGCTGGTGACCACCCTGACCAAACGCATGGCGGAAGATCTGACCGAATACCTGGAAGAGCATGGCGAGCGCGTGCGCTATCTGCACTCGGACATCGATACCGTGGAACGGGTCGAAATCATCCGCGATCTGCGTCTGGGCGAGTTTGACGTGCTGGTGGGCATCAACCTGTTGCGTGAGGGGCTCGACATGCCTGAGGTGTCGCTGGTGGCGATTCTGGACGCCGACAAGGAAGGCTTCCTGCGCTCCGAGCGTTCGCTGATCCAGACCATCGGCCGCGCGGCGCGTAACCTGAACGGCAAGGCGATCCTGTATGGCGATCGCATCACCGATTCAATGGCCAAGGCGATCGGCGAAACCGAGCGGCGCCGCGCCAAGCAGCAGGCGTACAACGAAGCCAACGGCATCGTGCCGCAGGGGCTGAACAAGAAGATCGGCGATATCCTGCAGATCGGCCAACCGGTCAACCGCGCCAAGGGCAAAGGCAAGGGCAAGGCAGTGGAAAGCGGCACTCAGCTTCAGAACCTTACGCCGAAAGCGTTGGATCAGAAGATCCGCGATCTGGAGGCGCAGATGTACACTCACGCGCAGAACCTGGAGTTCGAACAGGCGGCGGCGCTGCGCGACGAAATCCATCAGCTGCGCGAGCAGTTCATCGCGATTTCCTGA
- the bioF gene encoding 8-amino-7-oxononanoate synthase encodes MSWSQRIEQALAERRLNAAYRRRQATEGGNGRQIRLGDRLYLNFSGNDYLGLSQDARVIAAWQQGAQRYGVGSGGSGHVTGFCAAHQALEEQLAEWLGYPRALLFISGYAANQAVLAALMQKGDRILADRLSHASLLEAAAQSPAELRRFQHNQPQALADLLAKPCDGQRLAVTEGVFSMDGDGAPLAELHRLTRAAGVWLMVDDAHGVGVRGEQGRGSCWQQGVRPELLVATFGKAFGVSGAAVLCDEATAEYLLQFARHLIYSTAMPPAQACALQAALACIREGDELRARLQDNIRRFRQGAAPLALTLTDSDTAIQPLLIGDNQRTLDLATRLRERGLWVSAIRPPTVPPGGARLRITLTAAHQPQDIDRLLEVLHDVSQ; translated from the coding sequence ATGAGCTGGTCACAACGTATCGAGCAGGCGCTGGCGGAGCGGCGTTTGAACGCTGCCTACCGTCGCCGACAGGCCACCGAGGGCGGCAATGGTCGCCAGATCCGGCTTGGCGATCGTCTCTACCTGAATTTCTCCGGCAATGACTATCTGGGGCTGAGCCAGGATGCGCGGGTGATCGCCGCCTGGCAGCAGGGCGCGCAGCGTTACGGCGTCGGCAGCGGCGGTTCGGGCCACGTTACCGGCTTTTGCGCGGCGCATCAGGCGCTGGAAGAGCAGCTAGCGGAGTGGCTCGGTTATCCGCGCGCGCTGCTGTTCATTTCCGGCTATGCCGCCAATCAGGCGGTGTTGGCGGCGCTGATGCAGAAAGGCGATCGCATTTTGGCCGATCGTCTCAGCCACGCCTCGCTGCTGGAGGCGGCGGCGCAGTCGCCGGCCGAGCTGCGCCGATTCCAGCACAATCAGCCGCAGGCATTGGCGGATCTGTTGGCCAAACCCTGCGACGGGCAGCGGCTGGCGGTGACCGAAGGGGTGTTCAGCATGGACGGCGACGGGGCACCGTTGGCGGAACTGCATCGTTTAACCCGTGCGGCGGGCGTCTGGCTGATGGTGGACGATGCCCACGGCGTCGGCGTGCGCGGCGAGCAAGGCCGCGGCAGCTGCTGGCAGCAGGGCGTGCGCCCTGAACTGCTGGTGGCGACCTTTGGCAAGGCGTTCGGTGTCAGCGGCGCGGCGGTGCTGTGCGATGAGGCGACCGCCGAGTACCTGCTGCAGTTCGCCCGCCATCTGATTTACAGCACCGCGATGCCGCCGGCGCAGGCCTGCGCGCTGCAGGCGGCGCTGGCCTGCATTCGAGAGGGCGATGAACTGCGCGCCCGACTGCAGGACAACATTCGGCGCTTCCGCCAGGGGGCGGCGCCGCTGGCGCTGACCCTGACGGACTCCGACACCGCCATCCAGCCGCTGCTGATAGGGGACAATCAGCGCACGCTCGATTTGGCGACAAGGCTGCGCGAGCGCGGATTGTGGGTGAGCGCCATTCGTCCGCCGACGGTGCCGCCGGGCGGCGCGCGGCTGCGCATTACCCTGACGGCGGCGCATCAGCCGCAGGATATCGATCGTCTGCTGGAGGTATTGCATGACGTCAGCCAATGA
- the bioD gene encoding dethiobiotin synthase, producing MIKRWFVTGTDTEVGKTVASSALLQAANLAGYRSAGYKPVASGSEMTTEGLRNGDALALQANSGVALEYDEVNPYVFAEPTSPHIVSADEGRPIDAARLSDGLRRLEQRADWVLVEGAGGWFTPLSAQYTFADWVQQEQLPVILVVGIKLGCINHAVLTAQAVQQAGLTLAGWIANDVAPPGRRHQEYLATLRRMLPAPLLGEIPHLPQAERAPLGQYLDISLLAQ from the coding sequence GTGATTAAACGTTGGTTCGTGACCGGCACCGACACCGAGGTCGGGAAAACTGTCGCCAGCAGCGCCTTGCTGCAGGCCGCCAATCTGGCGGGCTACCGCAGCGCCGGCTATAAGCCGGTGGCCTCGGGCAGCGAGATGACCACCGAGGGGCTGCGCAACGGCGACGCGCTGGCGCTGCAGGCCAACAGCGGCGTGGCGCTGGAGTACGACGAAGTGAACCCTTACGTTTTTGCCGAACCGACTTCGCCGCATATCGTTAGCGCCGATGAAGGCCGGCCGATCGACGCGGCGCGGCTGTCCGACGGCCTGCGCCGGCTGGAACAGCGCGCCGACTGGGTATTGGTCGAGGGCGCCGGCGGGTGGTTTACTCCGTTGTCGGCGCAGTACACCTTCGCCGACTGGGTGCAGCAGGAGCAGCTGCCGGTGATCCTGGTGGTGGGTATCAAACTGGGCTGCATCAACCATGCGGTGTTGACGGCGCAGGCGGTGCAACAGGCGGGGCTGACGCTGGCCGGTTGGATCGCCAACGACGTGGCACCGCCGGGGCGACGGCATCAGGAATACCTGGCCACGCTGCGCCGCATGCTGCCGGCGCCGCTGCTGGGCGAAATCCCGCACCTGCCGCAGGCCGAACGGGCGCCGCTGGGGCAATATCTGGATATCAGCCTGCTGGCGCAGTGA
- the moaE gene encoding molybdopterin synthase catalytic subunit MoaE, whose protein sequence is MENTRIRVGEAPFNVGDEYQWLAQCDADGAVVTFTGKVRNHNLGDDVSALTLEHYPGMTEKALAEIVAEARSRWPLQRVTVIHRVGALYPGDEIVFVGVTGAHRSMAFAASEFIMDYLKTRAPFWKREATGQGDRWVDARDSDRQAAQRWQKAAK, encoded by the coding sequence ATGGAAAACACCCGCATTCGCGTGGGCGAAGCGCCGTTCAACGTCGGCGACGAGTATCAGTGGCTGGCGCAGTGCGACGCCGACGGCGCGGTGGTGACCTTCACCGGCAAGGTGCGCAACCATAATCTGGGCGACGACGTCAGCGCGCTGACGCTGGAACACTACCCCGGCATGACTGAGAAGGCGCTGGCGGAGATCGTGGCCGAGGCGCGCAGCCGTTGGCCGTTGCAGCGCGTGACGGTGATCCACCGCGTCGGCGCGCTGTATCCCGGCGACGAGATCGTGTTTGTCGGCGTGACCGGTGCGCACCGCAGCATGGCGTTCGCCGCCAGCGAGTTCATCATGGACTACCTGAAGACCCGCGCGCCGTTCTGGAAGCGCGAAGCCACCGGCCAGGGCGATCGTTGGGTGGACGCCCGCGACAGCGATCGTCAGGCGGCGCAGCGCTGGCAAAAAGCGGCTAAATAG
- the moaB gene encoding molybdenum cofactor biosynthesis protein B: MSHASSEFIAAHIAILTVSDSRGAAEDTSGQYLQEAAQEAGHQVVDRAIVKDDIYQIRARVSAWIADDNVQAVLITGGTGFTARDNTPEALLPLFDREVEGFGELFRMVSYEEIGTATIQSRALAGLANRTVIFAMPGSTRACRTAWERIIEEQLDARHRPCNFQPHLKKP; encoded by the coding sequence ATGAGCCATGCGAGCAGCGAATTTATTGCGGCGCACATCGCCATACTGACCGTGTCCGACAGTCGCGGCGCGGCGGAGGATACCTCCGGCCAATACCTGCAGGAAGCGGCGCAGGAAGCCGGCCATCAGGTGGTGGATCGCGCCATCGTCAAAGATGACATTTACCAGATCCGCGCGCGGGTTTCCGCCTGGATCGCCGATGACAACGTGCAGGCGGTGCTGATCACCGGCGGCACCGGTTTTACCGCCCGCGACAACACGCCGGAAGCGCTGTTGCCGCTGTTCGACAGAGAGGTGGAGGGGTTCGGCGAGCTGTTCCGCATGGTGTCGTACGAAGAGATCGGCACCGCGACGATCCAGTCGCGCGCGCTGGCCGGCCTGGCCAACCGCACGGTGATTTTCGCCATGCCGGGATCTACCCGCGCCTGCCGCACCGCCTGGGAGCGGATTATCGAAGAGCAGTTGGACGCGCGCCATCGGCCGTGCAACTTCCAGCCCCATTTGAAGAAGCCCTGA
- the moaD gene encoding molybdopterin synthase sulfur carrier subunit, giving the protein MIDILFFAQVRELVGTGGLSMPADYPTVEALRQALCARGDRWALALESGKLLAAVNQSLVAADHPLRAGDEVAFFPPVTGG; this is encoded by the coding sequence ATGATCGATATTCTTTTCTTCGCGCAGGTGCGCGAACTGGTGGGCACCGGCGGTCTGTCGATGCCGGCGGATTACCCCACCGTTGAGGCGTTGCGTCAGGCGCTGTGTGCGCGCGGCGATCGCTGGGCGTTGGCGCTGGAGTCCGGCAAGCTGCTGGCGGCGGTCAATCAGTCGCTGGTGGCGGCGGACCATCCGCTGCGCGCCGGCGATGAAGTGGCTTTCTTCCCGCCGGTCACGGGGGGGTAA
- a CDS encoding ATP-binding cassette domain-containing protein, which translates to MLSLRSVNQFYGQNHILWDINLELPRGQCTVLLGRNGVGKTTLVNCIVGHLPVVSGSMTWQPADEPPQNLLLQPMERRAALGISHVPQGRQLFSQLSVEENLQVAQMAVRGAPRRIPPLIYSLFPNLRQMRARRAGDLCAGAQRQLAIGRALAQEPALLILDEPTAGVPPSIAADIGNVIRRLNYELGMTILLVEHQLPFVRRVADRFCLLDSGRTVAHGALAQLDEALIGVGLAE; encoded by the coding sequence ATGCTGAGCCTGAGATCGGTCAATCAATTTTACGGGCAGAACCACATCCTGTGGGACATCAATCTGGAGCTGCCGCGCGGCCAGTGCACCGTGCTGCTCGGGCGCAACGGCGTGGGCAAAACCACGCTGGTCAACTGTATCGTGGGGCACTTGCCGGTGGTGAGCGGCAGCATGACCTGGCAGCCGGCGGATGAGCCGCCGCAAAACCTGCTGTTGCAGCCGATGGAGCGCCGGGCCGCGCTGGGCATCAGCCACGTGCCCCAGGGGCGGCAACTCTTCTCGCAGCTGAGCGTGGAAGAGAATCTGCAGGTGGCGCAGATGGCCGTGCGCGGCGCTCCTCGCCGCATTCCGCCGCTGATCTACAGCCTGTTCCCCAACTTGCGCCAGATGCGCGCCCGCCGCGCCGGCGATCTGTGCGCAGGCGCCCAACGCCAGCTGGCCATCGGCCGTGCGTTGGCCCAGGAACCGGCGCTGCTGATCCTCGACGAACCGACGGCGGGCGTGCCGCCTTCGATCGCCGCCGACATCGGCAACGTGATCCGCAGGCTCAACTATGAGTTGGGCATGACCATTTTGTTGGTAGAACATCAGCTGCCGTTCGTGCGCCGGGTGGCGGATCGCTTTTGCCTGCTGGATAGCGGGCGCACAGTGGCGCACGGCGCGCTGGCGCAGCTGGATGAGGCGCTGATCGGCGTCGGTCTGGCAGAATGA
- the moaC gene encoding cyclic pyranopterin monophosphate synthase MoaC: protein MTQLTHINAAGEAHMVDVSAKAETVREARAEAFVEMLPATLAMIVDGSHHKGDVFATARIAGIQAAKRTWELIPLCHPLMLSKVEVQLEAQTQHNRVRIETCCRLTGKTGVEMEALTAASVAALTIYDMCKAVQKDMVIGPVRLLAKSGGKSGDFKVNA, encoded by the coding sequence ATGACACAGCTAACCCACATTAACGCCGCCGGCGAAGCCCATATGGTCGACGTTTCCGCCAAGGCGGAAACGGTGCGCGAGGCGCGCGCCGAAGCCTTCGTCGAGATGCTGCCCGCCACGCTGGCGATGATCGTCGACGGTAGCCATCACAAGGGCGACGTGTTCGCCACGGCGCGCATCGCCGGTATTCAGGCGGCCAAGCGCACCTGGGAGCTGATCCCGCTGTGCCATCCACTGATGCTGAGCAAGGTCGAAGTGCAGTTGGAGGCGCAGACGCAGCACAACCGGGTGCGCATCGAAACCTGCTGCCGGCTGACCGGCAAAACCGGCGTCGAGATGGAGGCGCTGACCGCCGCCTCGGTAGCGGCATTGACCATCTATGACATGTGCAAAGCGGTGCAGAAAGACATGGTGATCGGCCCGGTGCGCCTGCTGGCGAAAAGTGGCGGCAAATCCGGCGATTTTAAGGTGAACGCATGA
- the yvcK gene encoding uridine diphosphate-N-acetylglucosamine-binding protein YvcK: MLNRTLADLDRVVALGGGHGLGRVMSALSSLGSRLTGIVTTTDNGGSTGRIRRSEGGIAWGDTRNCLNQLITEPSVASAMFEYRFSGNGELAGHNLGNLMLKALDHLSVRPLEAINLVRSLLKVDAALIPMSEQPVDLMAHDHEGNHVYGEVNVDQLTHMPQELMLSPPVNATREALDAIAQADVILIGPGSFLTSLMPLLLLDDLTQALRRSSASMIYIGNLGRELSVAAAALSLKDKLTLMEDKIGRPMIDALIVGPAVDASEVQDRVVIQQPLEASDIPYRHDRQLLRQALDQALVELAARR, translated from the coding sequence ATGCTCAATCGTACCCTGGCCGATCTCGACCGCGTGGTGGCGTTAGGCGGCGGACACGGCCTGGGCCGTGTCATGTCGGCCCTGTCGTCCTTAGGCTCACGCCTGACCGGCATCGTCACCACCACCGACAACGGCGGCTCCACCGGCCGTATCCGTCGTTCGGAAGGCGGCATTGCCTGGGGCGATACCCGTAACTGTCTCAACCAGCTGATCACCGAACCGAGCGTCGCCTCGGCGATGTTCGAATACCGCTTCAGCGGCAACGGCGAACTGGCCGGCCACAACCTCGGCAACCTGATGTTGAAAGCGCTGGATCACCTGAGCGTGCGCCCGCTGGAAGCGATCAACCTGGTGCGCAGCCTGCTGAAGGTGGACGCCGCGCTGATCCCGATGTCGGAACAGCCGGTGGATTTGATGGCGCACGATCACGAAGGCAACCATGTTTACGGTGAAGTGAATGTCGATCAGCTGACCCATATGCCGCAGGAGCTGATGCTGTCGCCGCCGGTCAACGCCACGCGCGAAGCGCTGGACGCCATCGCGCAGGCCGACGTGATCCTGATCGGGCCAGGCAGTTTCCTCACCAGCCTGATGCCGCTGCTGCTGCTGGACGATCTCACCCAGGCGCTGCGCCGCAGCAGCGCCAGCATGATCTATATCGGCAACCTCGGCCGCGAGCTGAGCGTGGCCGCCGCGGCGCTGTCGTTAAAGGATAAGCTGACGCTGATGGAAGATAAGATCGGCCGCCCTATGATCGACGCGCTGATCGTCGGCCCGGCGGTGGACGCCAGTGAAGTGCAGGATCGGGTGGTGATTCAACAGCCGCTGGAAGCGAGCGACATCCCCTACCGCCACGATCGCCAGCTGCTGCGTCAGGCGCTGGATCAGGCGCTGGTGGAGCTGGCCGCCCGCCGCTGA
- the bioC gene encoding malonyl-ACP O-methyltransferase BioC — protein MTSANDRVNKQAVASAFSRAAGSYDAAAALQRDVGERLLRMGNAHPGERLLDAGCGTGYFSRRWRERGKQVTALDLAPGMLAFARQQQAAHHYLLGDIEQVPLPDAAMDICFSSLVVQWCSDLPAALAELYRVTRPGGVILFSTLAAGSLQELGDAWQQVDGERHVNAFLPLAQIRAACADYRHELVTELRTLNYPDVMTLMRSLKGIGATHLHQGREGGLMSRGRLAALQAAYPCRQGQFPLSYHLAYGVIYRD, from the coding sequence ATGACGTCAGCCAATGACAGGGTGAACAAACAGGCGGTCGCCTCGGCTTTCAGCCGCGCGGCAGGCAGCTACGACGCCGCCGCCGCGCTGCAGCGTGACGTTGGCGAGCGCTTACTGAGGATGGGGAACGCTCATCCGGGCGAACGCCTGTTGGACGCCGGCTGCGGCACCGGCTATTTCAGCCGCCGGTGGCGCGAGCGCGGCAAGCAGGTGACGGCGCTTGATCTGGCGCCGGGGATGTTGGCATTCGCCCGCCAGCAACAGGCGGCGCACCATTATCTGCTGGGCGATATCGAGCAGGTGCCGTTGCCCGACGCGGCGATGGACATCTGTTTCAGCAGCCTGGTGGTGCAGTGGTGCAGCGATCTGCCCGCAGCGTTGGCGGAGCTGTATCGCGTCACCCGGCCCGGCGGCGTGATCCTGTTCTCCACGCTGGCGGCGGGATCGCTGCAGGAGTTGGGGGACGCCTGGCAACAGGTGGATGGCGAGCGCCACGTGAACGCCTTCCTGCCGCTGGCGCAGATCCGTGCCGCCTGTGCCGACTATCGACACGAGCTGGTGACGGAGCTGCGCACCCTGAATTATCCGGACGTGATGACGCTGATGCGTTCGCTTAAGGGCATCGGGGCGACGCATCTGCACCAGGGACGCGAGGGCGGCCTGATGTCGCGCGGCCGTCTCGCCGCTTTGCAGGCGGCTTACCCGTGCCGGCAGGGGCAGTTCCCGCTCAGCTATCATCTGGCTTATGGAGTGATTTATCGTGATTAA